A genomic stretch from Lathyrus oleraceus cultivar Zhongwan6 chromosome 2, CAAS_Psat_ZW6_1.0, whole genome shotgun sequence includes:
- the LOC127120959 gene encoding acid phosphatase 1, producing the protein MMLKIKIVQTIVAGLTFLLGLLTNLLLKMHRQQNHKAHSSQKLQKMMMISELDSSSSSEVDDERYGLSWRLAVETNNNVRPWKTVPPCCYKHVENYILGGQYELDMNTIVDEIIFYAKSQIPVPGHKDAWILDVDDTCISNIPYYKDKRFGCEPFDSTMFKAWINKGMCPANPVVLRLFKTLIQKGFKVFLLTGRYEGTLAKITMDNLHIQGFIGYQRLILRSDEYKGQSAVKYKSSIRKEIEKEGYRIWGNVGDQWTDLQGDSLGNRTFKLPNPMYCIS; encoded by the exons ATGATGCTAAAGATAAAGATTGTGCAAACCATAGTGGCAGGGTTAACGTTTTTGTTGGGCTTATTGACCAACCTATTGTTGAAAATGCATAGGCAGCAGAACCATAAGGCTCATTCTTCTCAGAAACTccagaagatgatgatgatatCTGAATTagattcttcttcttcctccGAGGTTGATGATGAGAGGTATGGTCTGAGCTGGAGGTTGGCGGTGGAGACCAATAATAATGTGCGACCGTGGAAGACGGTGCCACCTTGTTGCTATAAACATGTTGAAAATTACATCCTTGGCGGACAATACGAACTTGACATGAACACCATCGTAGATGAAATTATTTTCTATGCAAAATCTCAAATACCCGTTCCTGGTCATAAAGATGCGTGGATTTTAGATGTGGATGATACATGTATCTCTAATATTCCTTATTACAAAGATAAGCGATTCGg ATGCGAGCCGTTCGATTCGACTATGTTTAAGGCATGGATCAACAAGGGAATGTGTCCTGCGAATCCTGTGGTACTGAGATTGTTTAAAACGTTGATACAAAAAGGTTTTAAGGTGTTCTTACTAACGGGTAGATATGAAGGAACCCTCGCTAAAATCACTATGGACAACCTACATATTCAAGGATTCATCGGATACCAACGCCTTATTTTGAG GAGTGATGAATACAAAGGACAGAGTGCAGTGAAATACAAGTCATCCATTAGGAAGGAAATAGAAAAGGAAGGTTATAGAATATGGGGAAATGTTGGAGACCAGTGGACTGACTTACAAGGAGACTCTTTGGGGAATCGTACTTTCAAACTCCCCAATCCTATGTATTGCATTTCATGA